In Mycoplasmopsis californica, one genomic interval encodes:
- a CDS encoding replicative DNA helicase, which yields MSNKTDHHSRHICDNSQYEKNLLGIILSDNSYADVIIPYLLAEDFATLEHKELFIVMSALYDLNISINDQQILSKAKALGFDKVREGLLANIYSNSGLPSNIQLYIRELIRLTKIRTLRSKLAKIDNDLYNSNSADPDEIISQIQSAIMEIDRGQDGEDFLSAKTVSDEFSNELSQLRDKDPSAISGVPTGYTALDELTQGLQDDAMIVIAARPGLGKTALALNIAVNVAQQKKPNNKRNRRVAFFSLEMSPKQLMGRIYSIATSIDQYKLKKPQLLTDNDMLKISNKKVNVIDKMNLFIDNTYENELQTLLWKCRRLNKVEPLDLIVVDYMQLIHSNKKGGSENRQMEITRISRSLKTLALELHVPIIVLSQLNRQTELRENKRPNLADLRESGSIENDADIVMFLYRDSYYNKETTKDNLSGTNYGDETEIIVAKHRSGATADLKVYFHRNIGKFTNYVVDGMPEDINNFKTKDLDS from the coding sequence ATGTCAAATAAAACTGATCACCACTCCCGACATATTTGTGATAATAGCCAGTATGAAAAAAACCTGCTGGGTATTATTTTGTCTGACAATTCATATGCAGATGTAATTATTCCGTATTTATTAGCTGAAGACTTTGCAACACTGGAACATAAAGAACTGTTTATTGTTATGTCAGCTCTTTATGACCTAAATATTAGTATTAATGATCAACAAATACTATCGAAAGCAAAAGCACTTGGATTTGATAAAGTTCGTGAGGGCTTGCTTGCGAATATTTATAGTAATTCAGGTTTACCGTCAAACATTCAACTTTACATTCGTGAGCTAATTCGTTTAACGAAAATAAGAACTTTACGTTCCAAATTAGCTAAAATTGATAATGATTTATACAATTCTAATTCAGCCGACCCAGATGAAATTATTTCACAAATTCAATCAGCTATTATGGAAATTGATCGTGGTCAGGACGGTGAAGACTTTTTAAGTGCAAAGACTGTTTCAGATGAATTCAGCAATGAATTATCACAACTTAGAGATAAAGATCCAAGCGCCATTAGCGGGGTTCCAACTGGCTATACTGCTTTAGATGAATTAACACAGGGTCTTCAGGATGATGCGATGATTGTTATTGCTGCTCGCCCCGGTTTAGGGAAAACGGCCCTTGCACTAAATATCGCTGTTAATGTTGCCCAACAAAAAAAACCAAACAATAAACGCAATCGCCGTGTAGCTTTTTTCAGTTTAGAAATGTCCCCAAAACAATTGATGGGGCGGATTTATTCAATAGCTACTTCAATTGACCAGTATAAACTGAAAAAACCACAGTTATTAACTGATAATGACATGCTTAAAATATCTAACAAAAAAGTTAATGTAATTGATAAAATGAATCTTTTTATTGATAATACATACGAAAATGAGTTACAAACACTATTATGAAAATGTCGTCGTTTAAATAAGGTTGAACCTTTAGATTTGATTGTGGTCGACTATATGCAACTTATTCATTCTAATAAAAAAGGTGGCAGTGAAAATAGACAAATGGAAATTACTCGTATTTCTCGAAGTTTAAAAACACTAGCTCTAGAATTACATGTTCCAATCATCGTTCTTTCGCAATTAAACCGTCAAACAGAATTGCGTGAGAATAAACGCCCAAATCTTGCTGACCTGCGTGAATCGGGGTCAATTGAAAATGACGCCGATATTGTGATGTTTTTATATCGAGACAGTTATTACAACAAAGAAACAACAAAAGACAATCTTAGTGGCACAAATTATGGTGATGAAACAGAAATTATTGTTGCAAAACACCGTAGTGGTGCAACAGCGGACTTAAAAGTTTATTTTCACCGAAATATTGGTAAGTTTACTAATTATGTTGTTGACGGCATGCCAGAAGATATTAACAATTTTAAAACAAAGGATTTAGATTCATAA
- a CDS encoding hemolysin family protein, whose amino-acid sequence MNAIDLIIIIVLCLLLLCSSIFSSCETAYSALNPGKIESMLDRREFGAKLIKKQYNVFNQMLTLILILNNIANIGLSAAVSYILSKHLTGNLSEYSALISTAVLTPIIVVLGEITPKLVAKRYPERVAKAFCYVLEVLYWLFFPLCWIVSKMSKDIYITNTEQDVKNLIDVAHTEGVLEANESIMAQNALDLDTTKIRKHYVKIKDMSYLSYKANISEALALFKETNYSRLPIEKDGEFLGIVLLKDIFSLEKGKVINYLKTIPYVSANSTLAVGLERLRSHRAQMAFVVNNYQSKEVIGIITIEDILEEIVGEIFDEYDEEEVQDIFEISLELFHASGYVLMKQIQKQMNLDFELSEKELGQTLEEWATAKSGAKLTKNTRFEYDGVFFKVLSTPTNKQKHYRFEIEIGTSAPVNLDATTEVPVNRA is encoded by the coding sequence ATGAACGCAATTGATTTAATTATAATAATTGTTTTATGTTTGTTGTTGCTATGTTCATCGATTTTTTCGAGTTGTGAAACTGCATATTCGGCATTAAATCCTGGTAAAATCGAAAGTATGTTAGATAGGCGTGAATTCGGTGCTAAGCTAATTAAAAAGCAGTACAACGTATTTAATCAGATGCTAACATTAATTTTGATACTGAATAATATTGCTAATATTGGTCTTTCAGCTGCCGTTTCCTACATTTTAAGTAAGCATTTAACTGGTAACTTATCTGAATATTCAGCTCTAATTTCGACTGCGGTTCTAACGCCTATTATTGTTGTTTTGGGCGAGATAACTCCAAAATTAGTTGCCAAAAGATATCCTGAACGTGTTGCAAAAGCATTTTGTTATGTTTTAGAAGTTTTATATTGATTATTTTTCCCTTTATGTTGAATTGTTTCTAAAATGTCTAAGGATATTTATATCACAAACACAGAACAAGACGTTAAAAATTTAATTGATGTCGCACACACAGAGGGTGTTTTAGAAGCTAATGAAAGTATAATGGCTCAAAATGCTTTGGATTTGGATACAACTAAAATTCGTAAGCACTACGTAAAAATTAAAGATATGAGTTATTTGTCTTATAAAGCTAATATTTCTGAGGCTCTAGCTTTATTTAAAGAAACTAATTATTCACGTTTACCTATTGAAAAAGATGGTGAATTTCTAGGAATTGTTTTATTAAAAGATATATTTTCTCTAGAAAAAGGCAAGGTAATTAATTATTTAAAAACAATTCCTTATGTCAGTGCGAATTCAACCTTGGCGGTTGGTCTGGAACGATTACGTTCGCACCGGGCACAAATGGCTTTTGTTGTCAATAATTATCAATCAAAAGAAGTTATAGGAATCATCACAATCGAAGACATTTTAGAGGAAATTGTTGGCGAAATTTTTGATGAATATGATGAAGAAGAAGTTCAGGATATTTTTGAAATTAGTCTAGAATTATTCCATGCTAGCGGCTATGTTTTAATGAAACAAATTCAAAAGCAAATGAACCTTGATTTTGAATTAAGCGAAAAAGAATTAGGACAAACACTTGAAGAATGAGCAACAGCTAAAAGTGGGGCGAAATTGACCAAAAATACACGTTTTGAATACGATGGCGTCTTTTTTAAAGTTTTATCAACTCCAACTAATAAACAAAAACATTATCGCTTTGAAATCGAAATTGGTACCAGTGCACCAGTTAATTTAGATGCTACCACCGAGGTTCCTGTAAATCGTGCTTAG